From one Culex quinquefasciatus strain JHB chromosome 3, VPISU_Cqui_1.0_pri_paternal, whole genome shotgun sequence genomic stretch:
- the LOC119770380 gene encoding uncharacterized protein LOC119770380, translating to MTTKPRGCKSRQEQCVERERKNLLLGGGSKCYRGGAIQHRRQRRRLSKTAGGAVVVVKVFLTAASAAEVKPLVLLVVVIFSSTKAAAEARGVVGADYFLRTILRNFDSVWTKTCSFVLLANEIKDLPWRQSTFGA from the coding sequence TGtgtggagagagagagaaaaaatctTTTGCTTGGCGGTGGCTCAAAGTGCTATCGCGGTGGTGCAATTCAACATCGACGGCAGCGTCGGCGGCTGAGCAAAACCGCTGGTGGTGCTGTTGTAGTGGTGAAAGTTTTTTTGACGGCGGCGTCGGCGGCTGAAGTGAAACCGCTGGTGTTGCTGGTGGTGGTGATATTTTCATCAACGAAGGCGGCGGCTGAAGCGCGCGGTGTGGTTGGTGCGGattattttttgagaacaatttTGAGGAATTTTGACTCCGTCTGGACGAAGACGTGTAGTTTTGTACTGCTGGCCAACGAGATCAAAGATCTCCCTTGGCGGCAGAGTACTTTCGGCGCATAA